The following proteins are co-located in the Elusimicrobiota bacterium genome:
- a CDS encoding CsgG/HfaB family protein: MFLTCAAAALLAAPPSCAADPYEKSAKAISRIAERALKRRVAVLPFLPVAGTDTRGSMALAERITAHLSRQPGIEVVERTLLEKVLREQGLAQQGVLDGRQSDKVGRVLGVDCLLTGSILGLGDGRIEVNARLIDAVTARVLGAETLQVRRDWDESGFGGLDVVVLPPDLGEAGPLALPGEGALRDALGGGKAGCEDWEARSDRLQATVLELKARFWAARLREPSFSAHGLTRNPGSEVRSIALRQDLYRRIRELYEQEGVRKPSVEEMQGASDADQAAEDLRARCDR, encoded by the coding sequence TTGTTCCTTACCTGCGCCGCCGCAGCGCTGCTCGCCGCTCCCCCCTCCTGCGCCGCCGATCCCTACGAGAAGTCCGCCAAAGCCATCTCCCGCATCGCCGAGCGCGCGCTCAAGCGCCGCGTCGCGGTGCTGCCGTTCCTCCCGGTGGCGGGAACGGACACCCGCGGGTCCATGGCCCTGGCCGAACGCATCACGGCCCACCTGAGCCGACAGCCGGGCATCGAAGTCGTCGAGCGCACCCTCCTCGAGAAGGTCCTGCGCGAGCAGGGCCTCGCGCAGCAGGGCGTCCTCGACGGCCGCCAGTCGGACAAGGTCGGCCGCGTGCTCGGGGTGGACTGCCTCCTCACCGGCTCCATCCTCGGTCTTGGAGACGGCCGCATCGAAGTGAACGCCCGCCTCATCGACGCGGTCACCGCCCGGGTACTGGGCGCCGAGACGCTGCAGGTCCGACGCGACTGGGACGAGTCGGGCTTCGGCGGCCTGGACGTGGTGGTGCTCCCGCCCGACCTCGGGGAGGCCGGGCCGCTCGCCCTGCCCGGGGAGGGCGCGCTGCGCGACGCGCTCGGAGGAGGGAAGGCCGGCTGCGAGGATTGGGAGGCCCGGTCGGACCGGCTGCAGGCCACCGTGCTCGAGCTCAAAGCGCGCTTCTGGGCCGCCCGCCTGCGCGAGCCCTCCTTCTCCGCCCACGGGCTCACGCGCAACCCCGGCTCCGAGGTCCGGAGCATCGCCCTGCGCCAGGACCTCTACCGGCGCATCCGAGAGCTCTACGAGCAGGAGGGCGTCCGCAAGCCGAGCGTGGAGGAGATGCAGGGCGCCTCGGACGCGGACCAGGCCGCCGAGGACCTGCGCGCGCGCTGCGACCGATGA
- a CDS encoding polyprenol monophosphomannose synthase, with protein MSGVLLSVVLPTYNEAANVPLIVERLERALQGIPHETIVADDDSPDGTWRIASELSARYPALRSLRRTRERGLYPAVLEAFALARGEYLAVLDADLQHDESRLPAMLELARARGLQLVVGSRHAPGGGIEGWGRTRRLISRAANLLSSLLLSRGSSDLMSGFFLVERSAFLAAAPRLTPKGFKILMDLLQNLPPGAQTGEVGYVFRPRTLGESKLDARVAGQFFAALAGLSLKRFARR; from the coding sequence ATGAGCGGAGTCCTGCTGAGCGTCGTCCTGCCGACTTACAACGAGGCCGCGAACGTGCCGCTCATCGTCGAGCGGCTCGAGCGCGCGCTCCAGGGGATCCCGCACGAGACCATCGTCGCCGACGACGACTCCCCCGACGGGACCTGGCGGATCGCCTCCGAGCTGTCCGCCCGCTATCCCGCCCTGCGCAGCCTGCGCCGGACGCGCGAACGCGGGCTCTACCCGGCCGTCCTCGAGGCCTTCGCGCTCGCGCGGGGGGAGTACCTGGCCGTCCTGGACGCGGACCTCCAGCACGACGAGAGCCGGCTCCCCGCCATGCTCGAGCTCGCCCGCGCGCGCGGACTCCAGCTCGTGGTCGGCTCCCGGCACGCGCCGGGCGGCGGCATCGAAGGGTGGGGCCGCACGCGTCGACTCATCAGCCGCGCCGCGAACCTGCTCTCCTCGCTGCTGCTCTCCCGCGGCTCCAGCGACCTCATGAGCGGCTTCTTCCTCGTCGAGCGCAGCGCCTTCCTGGCCGCGGCGCCCCGTCTGACGCCGAAGGGCTTCAAGATCCTCATGGACCTGCTGCAGAACCTTCCCCCGGGCGCGCAGACCGGAGAGGTGGGCTACGTCTTCCGTCCGCGGACCCTGGGGGAGAGCAAGCTCGACGCGCGGGTGGCCGGACAGTTCTTCGCCGCCCTGGCCGGGCTCTCGCTCAAGCGGTTCGCTCGCCGCTGA
- a CDS encoding glycosyltransferase family 39 protein: MNRRLAAALCALAFAVLAFLLLRRLSDFPGLHGDEAWVGLYAVRILKGGLYSPHEMNTYTGPLYGWLLSGVYRLLGASVFSLRLPGALLNLFAAGLLAGHFWRREGPRSSLLWLALLLGSPLFLLKSRVAWEVYALQPLLLALVFAASRRALDDDGGGTRNALLFLAACHLGVLNHFIFSSVPVSLLAYAAFRSILQRDARALDLLALAAYASLQTLLVGTLKPRVGDAFWLEHRAPLCAAWLSLPFLGGALYRGLRSRWLPALGVLATRAAALPERVFSSARVVVCVGFAAFVFFHWIAFMQILSGVSVFMRLTSWEPSLFLAVPLYAGAGLSMVVLFSEGLRALYSREVPEGPRGVALWFLCYAAAFPLFRTHSTIRYYILPAFLALAALAVLLPPLLERRAGARAALFAGLLCLFTLSVKESSMSGVRFPVSFHVGWRWENSGDFLPKKGLYDEISSLGYCEFHPDSFIGLPMIFYLNTEKRDCSRSETVRIEVCPSCPRPYFRWEAPGR; the protein is encoded by the coding sequence ATGAACCGCCGCCTGGCCGCGGCGCTCTGCGCGCTCGCCTTCGCCGTCCTCGCCTTCCTGCTCCTGCGCCGGCTCTCCGATTTCCCCGGCCTGCACGGCGACGAGGCCTGGGTCGGTCTCTACGCCGTGCGCATCCTCAAGGGAGGGCTCTACTCTCCCCATGAGATGAACACCTATACCGGTCCGCTCTACGGCTGGCTCCTCTCCGGAGTCTACCGCCTGCTGGGGGCCAGCGTCTTCTCCCTGCGGCTGCCGGGGGCGCTGCTGAACCTGTTCGCCGCCGGGCTCCTCGCGGGACACTTCTGGCGGCGCGAGGGGCCGCGCTCCTCGCTGCTCTGGCTCGCGCTCCTCCTGGGCTCCCCGCTCTTCCTGCTCAAGTCCCGCGTGGCCTGGGAGGTCTACGCGCTGCAGCCGCTGCTGCTCGCGCTCGTGTTCGCCGCGTCCCGGCGCGCGCTCGACGACGACGGCGGAGGGACGCGCAACGCCCTGCTCTTCCTCGCCGCCTGCCACCTGGGAGTCCTCAACCACTTCATCTTCTCCAGCGTGCCGGTCTCGCTGCTGGCCTACGCGGCCTTCCGTTCCATCCTCCAGCGGGATGCCCGCGCGCTCGACCTGCTCGCGCTGGCGGCGTATGCGTCCCTCCAGACGCTTCTCGTCGGGACGCTCAAGCCGCGGGTCGGCGATGCTTTCTGGCTGGAGCATCGCGCGCCGCTCTGCGCGGCCTGGCTGTCGCTGCCCTTCCTGGGAGGCGCGCTCTACCGCGGACTGCGCTCGCGCTGGCTCCCCGCGCTCGGAGTCCTCGCGACCCGGGCGGCCGCGCTGCCGGAGCGCGTCTTCTCCTCGGCGAGAGTCGTCGTCTGCGTCGGGTTCGCCGCCTTCGTCTTCTTCCATTGGATCGCGTTCATGCAGATCCTCTCGGGAGTCTCGGTCTTCATGCGCCTGACGTCCTGGGAGCCGTCCCTGTTCCTGGCCGTGCCGCTCTACGCGGGGGCCGGGCTGAGCATGGTCGTCCTGTTCTCCGAAGGCCTGCGGGCGCTCTATTCCCGGGAGGTCCCGGAGGGCCCCCGGGGGGTCGCGCTCTGGTTCCTCTGCTACGCGGCGGCCTTCCCGCTGTTCCGGACGCACAGCACGATCCGCTACTACATCCTGCCGGCCTTCCTCGCGCTGGCCGCTCTCGCGGTCCTGCTTCCTCCGCTGCTCGAGCGCCGCGCCGGCGCCCGGGCGGCGCTCTTCGCGGGCCTGTTGTGCCTGTTCACGCTCTCCGTGAAGGAGAGCTCCATGTCCGGCGTCCGCTTCCCGGTCAGCTTCCACGTCGGCTGGCGCTGGGAGAACTCGGGAGACTTCCTCCCGAAGAAGGGGCTCTACGATGAAATCAGCTCCCTGGGCTATTGCGAGTTCCACCCGGACAGCTTCATCGGGCTGCCGATGATCTTCTATTTGAACACCGAGAAGCGGGACTGTTCGCGCAGCGAGACCGTCCGCATCGAGGTCTGTCCGTCCTGCCCGCGTCCCTATTTCCGATGGGAGGCCCCGGGGAGATGA
- a CDS encoding XdhC/CoxI family protein gives MMKGERDVIRLFAEAIDSGASAALVTVVSMQGSTPRDAGARMIVYADGSAVGTVGGGKLEALSIRDAVKAIGEGSSRKAAYDLKPEGTGMVCMGRVEVFIDVQVRELGLLILGAGHVGERLAALAAAAGVPCDVADERAEFANRESFPSAGRVLVERPDRAVRSAKPDARTYVVIVTRGHELDAECLAAALKSDAAYIGMIGSRSKVPTVFRGLNRKGLHPERDPRVHAPIGLDLGGKSPGAIAVSILAEILKVHHRRGGGHLALRGREAGRG, from the coding sequence ATGATGAAAGGTGAGAGGGACGTCATCCGTCTGTTCGCCGAGGCGATCGACTCGGGCGCGAGCGCCGCGCTCGTCACCGTCGTCTCGATGCAGGGGAGCACCCCCCGCGACGCGGGCGCGCGCATGATCGTCTACGCCGACGGCTCCGCGGTCGGCACGGTGGGCGGGGGGAAGCTCGAGGCCTTGAGCATCCGCGACGCCGTGAAGGCGATCGGAGAGGGGAGCAGCCGCAAGGCCGCCTACGACCTCAAGCCTGAGGGCACGGGGATGGTCTGCATGGGGCGCGTCGAGGTCTTCATCGACGTCCAGGTCCGCGAGCTCGGGCTCCTCATCCTCGGGGCCGGGCATGTCGGGGAGCGCCTGGCCGCGCTGGCCGCGGCCGCCGGCGTCCCCTGCGACGTGGCCGATGAGCGCGCGGAGTTCGCCAACCGCGAGAGCTTCCCTTCCGCGGGACGCGTCCTCGTCGAGCGGCCCGACCGGGCCGTCCGCAGCGCGAAGCCCGACGCCCGCACCTACGTCGTCATCGTGACCCGCGGACACGAGCTCGACGCCGAATGCCTCGCCGCGGCGCTCAAGAGCGACGCCGCCTACATCGGGATGATCGGCAGCCGTTCCAAGGTCCCCACCGTGTTCCGCGGGCTCAACCGCAAGGGGCTGCATCCGGAGCGCGACCCCCGCGTGCACGCGCCCATCGGGCTCGACCTCGGAGGAAAGAGCCCGGGCGCCATCGCCGTCTCCATCCTCGCGGAGATCCTGAAGGTCCATCATCGCCGCGGCGGCGGGCATCTCGCCCTGCGCGGCCGAGAGGCCGGCCGGGGATGA
- a CDS encoding response regulator transcription factor, translating into MAQKILIVDDNEDWNALVQLWLKNAGYQDLFIAGNGADAVALARKALPDCILLDLVLPDIDGLEVCKTIRSIPALGKTPIVMLTAHRKDKIMGLEYGADYFVQKSENPAELLATLRAVFRRRELDSNVYRKEDVSLNMESREVFFHEVHVVTLTPKTFELFYCLLERSPEPVHKDILFSAVEGKKKPELSRALDILMNRLRKGLPVLLQRRIKAVKGFGYVYIRPHE; encoded by the coding sequence ATGGCACAGAAGATCCTTATCGTCGACGACAACGAGGACTGGAACGCGCTGGTCCAGCTCTGGCTCAAGAACGCCGGCTACCAGGACCTCTTCATCGCGGGCAACGGCGCCGACGCGGTCGCGCTCGCGCGCAAGGCGCTGCCCGACTGCATCCTCCTCGACCTCGTCCTGCCCGACATCGACGGGCTCGAGGTCTGCAAGACGATCCGCTCCATCCCGGCGCTCGGCAAGACCCCCATCGTGATGCTCACCGCGCACCGCAAGGACAAGATCATGGGGCTCGAGTACGGGGCCGACTACTTCGTCCAGAAGTCGGAGAACCCCGCCGAACTCCTCGCCACCCTGCGCGCGGTGTTCCGCCGCCGCGAGCTCGACAGCAACGTCTACCGCAAGGAGGACGTCTCGCTGAACATGGAGAGCCGCGAGGTCTTCTTCCACGAGGTCCACGTCGTGACGCTGACCCCGAAGACCTTCGAGCTGTTCTACTGCCTGCTCGAGCGCAGCCCCGAGCCCGTCCACAAGGACATCCTCTTCTCCGCGGTGGAGGGGAAGAAGAAGCCCGAGCTCTCCCGCGCCCTGGACATCCTCATGAACCGCCTGCGCAAGGGCCTGCCGGTCCTGCTCCAGCGCCGGATCAAGGCGGTCAAGGGCTTCGGCTACGTGTACATCCGACCCCACGAGTGA
- a CDS encoding PqqD family protein: MSRYERLVRQAWRSGEYRAEDASGGGTLREDGEAQRARLRVKMEWIVEREGWRPSARAGSGLRLAPHARWRAEGAEGLLYDTRAERVWRVSGAGAAVLGALESCADEAVLLAGLRGRFRDESGDLERDARAFLSDLRSRGLLEG, translated from the coding sequence TTGAGCCGCTACGAACGGCTGGTCCGCCAGGCCTGGCGCAGCGGCGAGTACCGCGCCGAGGACGCGTCCGGGGGCGGGACCCTGCGCGAGGACGGAGAGGCCCAGCGCGCGCGCCTGCGCGTGAAGATGGAATGGATCGTCGAGCGCGAAGGCTGGCGTCCCTCCGCCCGCGCGGGCTCCGGCCTGCGCCTGGCGCCCCACGCGCGCTGGCGCGCCGAGGGCGCCGAGGGCCTGCTCTACGACACCCGGGCCGAACGCGTCTGGCGCGTGAGCGGTGCGGGCGCGGCCGTCCTGGGGGCGCTGGAATCCTGCGCGGACGAGGCCGTCCTGCTTGCGGGGCTGCGGGGCCGGTTCCGCGACGAGAGCGGCGACCTCGAGCGCGACGCCCGCGCGTTCCTCTCGGACCTGCGCTCGCGCGGACTGCTGGAGGGCTAG
- a CDS encoding polyprenyl synthetase family protein, with amino-acid sequence MTPATTHDALEESLSRVRSAMGRRIARLGERVGDQLAGYVGRPGKMLRSRYALLLGAALGTPAEQTERAACAVELLHNASLLHDDCVDFAELRRGEGTPNGLFGSTTGILLGDLAFAEGLDEAFELSGSCARALIDTAREMTAGELQEEFLRGSLHVSVEGYYGIAARKTAALFEWTGAALSELSPRPHRREDPPRLGRAVGVLLQVIDDVHDFTLDRETAGKERGQDFVLGKLTLPCLLALDDRALRPRFLALWERSPRDRAAVDAVVSLLEEGGCLAGARKAARGLRASMDPLLAGLPARDAVPPLAAFLDAMLTREF; translated from the coding sequence GTGACCCCCGCGACCACCCACGACGCCCTCGAGGAATCGCTCTCGCGCGTGCGCTCGGCCATGGGCCGGCGGATCGCCCGGCTCGGGGAACGGGTCGGCGACCAGCTCGCCGGCTACGTCGGGCGGCCGGGCAAGATGCTGCGCTCGCGCTATGCGCTGCTGCTCGGGGCCGCGCTGGGGACCCCGGCCGAGCAGACCGAGCGCGCCGCCTGCGCCGTCGAGCTCCTCCACAACGCCTCGCTCCTCCATGACGACTGCGTGGACTTCGCCGAGCTCCGGCGGGGGGAAGGGACGCCCAACGGACTCTTCGGCTCGACGACCGGCATCCTCCTCGGCGACCTGGCCTTCGCCGAGGGCCTCGACGAGGCCTTCGAACTCTCGGGGTCCTGCGCCCGCGCGCTCATCGACACCGCGCGCGAGATGACCGCCGGGGAGCTGCAGGAGGAGTTCCTGCGAGGAAGTCTCCACGTCTCGGTCGAGGGCTACTACGGGATCGCCGCGCGCAAGACCGCCGCCCTCTTCGAGTGGACCGGCGCCGCGCTCTCCGAGCTGAGCCCGCGCCCGCACCGCCGCGAGGACCCGCCGCGCCTCGGGCGCGCGGTCGGCGTGCTGCTCCAGGTCATCGACGACGTCCACGACTTCACGCTCGACCGGGAGACCGCCGGCAAGGAGCGCGGGCAGGACTTCGTGCTCGGCAAGCTCACGCTGCCCTGCCTCCTCGCGCTCGACGACCGCGCCCTTCGGCCGCGCTTCCTCGCGCTCTGGGAGCGCAGCCCCCGCGACCGCGCCGCGGTCGACGCCGTCGTCTCCCTCCTCGAGGAGGGCGGCTGCCTGGCGGGAGCGCGGAAGGCGGCGCGCGGCCTGCGCGCTTCGATGGACCCGCTGCTCGCGGGCCTGCCGGCGCGGGACGCCGTGCCGCCGCTCGCGGCTTTCCTCGACGCGATGCTGACGAGGGAGTTTTGA
- the pal gene encoding peptidoglycan-associated lipoprotein Pal: MRHPTLRLSLLLALGFALAGAACAPKKALKANARSSGAEGSEDSSLSAGAPGVDVEEAAIRGKEYVAVGDLQPVRFDYDSYALDDAARETLKANADYLKAHGDLEVLVEGHTDERGTVEYNLALGQKRAKEARDYMLRLGVNGKRVGTISFGKERPSCTRSDEGCWGQNRRAETKVRARTASSSTAQ; encoded by the coding sequence ATGCGACACCCCACTCTGCGACTCAGTCTTCTGCTGGCCCTGGGCTTCGCCCTTGCGGGAGCCGCCTGCGCCCCCAAGAAGGCCCTCAAGGCCAACGCCCGATCCTCCGGAGCCGAGGGCTCCGAGGACTCCTCGCTCTCCGCCGGAGCCCCCGGCGTCGACGTCGAGGAAGCGGCCATCCGAGGCAAGGAGTACGTCGCCGTCGGCGACCTCCAGCCCGTCCGCTTCGACTACGACAGCTACGCGCTCGACGACGCCGCGCGCGAGACGCTCAAGGCCAACGCCGACTACCTCAAGGCGCACGGCGACCTCGAGGTCCTCGTCGAAGGCCACACCGACGAGCGCGGCACCGTCGAGTACAACCTCGCGCTCGGCCAGAAGCGCGCCAAGGAGGCGCGCGACTACATGCTGCGCCTCGGCGTCAACGGCAAGCGCGTCGGGACCATCTCCTTCGGCAAGGAGCGTCCCTCCTGCACCCGCAGCGACGAAGGATGCTGGGGCCAGAACCGCCGCGCGGAGACCAAGGTCCGCGCGCGCACGGCGTCGTCCTCCACCGCCCAGTGA
- the ybgF gene encoding tol-pal system protein YbgF: protein MKPPRSLAAFSAALLFSGCVATQKDILDLSAQTDSLTVQIQGLKKTLNTLQSNQADLAVKLDDVHSQISVLNESLKDTQQSNSALSSKLDDLGAALGAKVSAVGESISAQQKQLLAQEQKRAEDEQKKAEDDKKKAEQSASGPSPSQIYHSALVQLNGKKYDLAAQGFGLYLQKYPKGEVADLATYYLGQAWFAQKKYEQAARQYALVLDQFPKSDLTPSARLKYASCLIELKVHPDEARRYLQSVAEDFPNSPEAKVAPQLLKGLDKAGKAAPRAPAAPKAK, encoded by the coding sequence GTGAAGCCCCCGCGCTCCCTCGCGGCGTTCTCCGCGGCGCTCCTGTTCTCGGGCTGCGTCGCCACGCAGAAGGACATCCTCGACCTCTCCGCGCAGACCGACTCGCTGACCGTCCAGATCCAGGGCCTCAAGAAGACCCTCAACACCCTGCAGTCGAACCAGGCCGACCTGGCCGTCAAGCTCGACGACGTCCATAGCCAGATCAGCGTCCTCAACGAGTCGCTCAAGGACACCCAGCAGAGCAACTCGGCGCTCTCCTCGAAGCTCGACGACCTGGGCGCGGCCCTGGGGGCCAAGGTCTCCGCGGTCGGCGAGTCCATCTCGGCCCAGCAGAAGCAGCTCCTCGCGCAGGAGCAGAAGCGCGCCGAAGACGAGCAGAAGAAGGCCGAGGACGACAAGAAGAAGGCCGAGCAGTCGGCCTCCGGTCCCTCGCCGAGCCAGATCTACCACTCCGCGCTCGTTCAGCTCAACGGCAAGAAGTACGACCTCGCCGCCCAGGGCTTCGGGCTCTACCTTCAGAAATATCCCAAGGGCGAGGTCGCCGACCTCGCGACCTACTACCTCGGCCAGGCCTGGTTCGCCCAGAAGAAGTACGAGCAGGCCGCGCGGCAGTACGCGCTCGTCCTCGACCAGTTCCCCAAGAGCGACCTCACGCCTTCGGCGCGGCTCAAGTACGCCTCCTGCCTCATCGAGCTGAAGGTCCACCCCGACGAGGCGCGCCGCTACCTCCAGTCCGTCGCCGAAGACTTCCCGAACAGCCCCGAGGCGAAGGTCGCGCCCCAGCTCCTGAAGGGACTCGACAAGGCCGGGAAAGCCGCGCCCCGGGCTCCCGCCGCCCCGAAGGCGAAGTGA